Proteins encoded by one window of Actinomycetota bacterium:
- a CDS encoding cyanophycin synthetase, whose amino-acid sequence MLPSQGAPGGGGRGGTQTGRGPGHAGEAPGPARGAGIAADVPDVPAAGLSYREALAVVEGRGQGITPGLGRIEALLGLLDHPERTYPTVHLAGTNGKTSTARIVGAVLAAHGLPAGVYTSPHLQSLRERFVRWGRTEEGPLAGEAISEDEFRALVEYLVPFVSLVEQAGEPVTYFELTTALAFEWMAQATVAAGVVEAGLGGSWDATNVVAGDVSVLTRIGVDHRAFLGTTPLANAREKVGILKPGMRCVSAAQDADVAALVAATADERGLALAVMGRDFDLIDDEPAFRGRQFSVRGPSGQIYSELYLPLLGGFQATNATLAIAACEELLGRPLNEEALGEALAAVTSPGRLEQVGWDPAMVLDGAHNPQAAQALAVALAESFGRLPRTFVISVFADKDVPQVLAPMLASAHRVIFWTSSSPRAAPAGDLAEAARALGTPAGMVEVASSLQDALDRARAGADRGVIVITGSLYAVGEARDLLLGPVGGSAE is encoded by the coding sequence ATCCTTCCGAGCCAAGGCGCCCCCGGCGGTGGTGGCCGGGGAGGAACGCAAACTGGCCGAGGCCCAGGCCACGCGGGAGAAGCTCCAGGCCCAGCTCGAGGAGCTGGCATAGCCGCCGACGTCCCCGACGTCCCAGCCGCCGGGCTCTCCTACCGGGAGGCCCTGGCGGTCGTCGAGGGGCGGGGCCAGGGGATCACGCCCGGGCTGGGCCGCATCGAGGCGCTCCTCGGTCTGCTCGACCACCCGGAGCGCACCTACCCCACGGTGCACCTGGCAGGCACCAATGGCAAGACGTCCACCGCCCGCATCGTGGGGGCGGTGCTGGCGGCGCACGGCCTTCCGGCAGGCGTGTACACCTCGCCCCACCTCCAGTCGCTGCGCGAGCGCTTCGTCCGCTGGGGGCGTACCGAAGAGGGACCCCTTGCCGGCGAGGCCATCAGCGAAGACGAGTTCCGGGCGCTGGTGGAGTACCTGGTGCCGTTCGTGTCCCTCGTGGAGCAGGCCGGGGAGCCGGTCACGTACTTCGAGCTGACCACCGCCCTGGCGTTCGAATGGATGGCGCAGGCCACCGTGGCAGCGGGCGTGGTGGAGGCCGGGCTGGGGGGGTCGTGGGACGCGACCAACGTGGTGGCCGGGGACGTCTCGGTGCTCACCCGCATCGGCGTCGATCACCGTGCCTTCCTGGGCACGACGCCGCTGGCCAATGCCCGGGAAAAGGTGGGCATCCTGAAGCCGGGCATGCGCTGCGTCAGCGCGGCGCAGGACGCGGACGTGGCGGCGCTGGTGGCCGCCACCGCGGACGAACGGGGCCTGGCGCTCGCCGTGATGGGCCGGGACTTCGACCTTATCGACGACGAGCCGGCCTTCCGGGGGCGTCAGTTCAGCGTCCGGGGGCCGTCGGGCCAGATCTACTCCGAGCTCTACCTACCCCTGCTCGGCGGCTTCCAGGCGACCAACGCCACGCTGGCGATCGCCGCGTGCGAGGAGCTCCTGGGGCGCCCGCTCAATGAGGAGGCCCTGGGGGAGGCGCTGGCGGCGGTGACGTCGCCCGGTCGGCTGGAGCAGGTGGGTTGGGACCCGGCGATGGTCCTCGACGGGGCGCACAACCCGCAGGCCGCCCAGGCCCTGGCGGTGGCGCTGGCCGAATCCTTCGGGCGGCTCCCCAGGACATTCGTGATCTCGGTGTTCGCCGACAAGGACGTGCCCCAGGTGCTGGCCCCGATGCTGGCCTCGGCTCACCGGGTCATCTTCTGGACCAGCTCCAGCCCCCGGGCGGCGCCCGCCGGCGACCTCGCCGAGGCCGCCCGGGCCCTGGGCACGCCGGCGGGCATGGTGGAGGTCGCGAGCTCGCTGCAGGACGCCCTGGACCGGGCCCGGGCCGGTGCCGATCGGGGCGTGATCGTGATCACCGGATCGCTCTACGCCGTGGGCGAGGCCCGGGATCTCCTTCTGGGTCCGGTGGGGGGCAGCGCGGAGTAG
- the ndk gene encoding nucleoside-diphosphate kinase: MDRTLMLVKPDGVRRGLVGDIVARVERKGLTLVALHLMQADEGLASQLYAEHMGKPFYDNLVAFITSGPIVAMALEGPGAQGVVRTLMGATNPAEAAPGTIRGDYGLVIDSNIVHGSDSPASATRELGLFFPGL; encoded by the coding sequence GTGGACCGCACCCTCATGCTCGTGAAGCCCGACGGCGTCCGTCGGGGACTGGTGGGCGACATCGTCGCCCGGGTGGAGCGCAAGGGCCTGACACTCGTTGCGCTGCACCTGATGCAGGCCGACGAGGGCCTCGCCAGCCAGCTCTACGCCGAGCACATGGGCAAGCCGTTCTACGACAACCTGGTGGCCTTCATCACCTCGGGGCCGATCGTGGCGATGGCGCTCGAGGGGCCGGGCGCGCAGGGCGTGGTGCGCACCCTGATGGGGGCCACCAACCCGGCCGAGGCGGCGCCGGGCACCATCCGGGGCGACTACGGCCTGGTCATTGACTCCAACATCGTCCACGGGTCCGACTCGCCGGCGTCGGCCACCCGGGAGCTGGGCCTGTTCTTCCCGGGTCTCTAG